The following coding sequences are from one Lysinibacillus sp. FSL W8-0992 window:
- a CDS encoding 5' nucleotidase, NT5C type, with protein MTKPRFGIDIDGTVTCPSTLIPHINKQYNVNITLDDVCEYDFLSAFPHPVDRTAFNAWFKENEPYMYEVSEAAKDAKEILSAWQNTYELYYISARGQNVSDITMNWFKSQAIPFDHIELIGSHDKLASAKKHSVAAFFEDKHDNAVMLAEELKIPVVLFDTPYNRLAVPDNVVRVYNWQEANQFITKYFK; from the coding sequence ATGACAAAGCCTCGTTTTGGAATCGATATTGACGGAACAGTAACATGTCCAAGTACACTCATTCCTCACATCAATAAGCAGTATAATGTAAATATTACGCTTGATGATGTATGCGAATATGATTTTTTATCAGCTTTCCCACATCCCGTAGATCGTACAGCATTCAACGCGTGGTTTAAGGAAAATGAGCCTTATATGTATGAAGTTTCGGAGGCCGCAAAAGATGCCAAAGAAATTTTAAGTGCTTGGCAAAATACTTATGAGTTATATTACATTTCTGCACGCGGTCAAAATGTATCAGATATTACGATGAACTGGTTTAAGTCACAGGCTATCCCATTTGATCATATTGAACTTATAGGGAGTCATGACAAACTAGCTTCAGCGAAAAAGCATAGTGTAGCAGCTTTCTTTGAGGATAAACATGATAATGCTGTGATGCTCGCTGAAGAATTAAAAATACCCGTGGTGTTATTCGACACACCATATAATCGACTTGCTGTACCTGACAATGTTGTGCGCGTTTATAATTGGCAAGAAGCAAATCAATTTATCACTAAATACTTTAAGTAA